Genomic DNA from Hugenholtzia roseola DSM 9546:
TCCGAAGTTGCCTTTCTCCGTAAGGTGTTCAATTTTATGAAAATCCAAAATATACGATACAAAAACCCAGTAATGGGCGTTGTTACAACGATAAAAGCCTTAAATGCACCCCACCCCAAACCCCGCCCCCATAGGGCGGGGCTTTTATGCGGTATCATTTTTTTATGCTCGCATAAAAAAATGATTTGGTTTTCGAACCCTCCCCTATGGGGGGAGGGCAGGGTGGGGGTTCAGCAGGTTTGAGCAAAGCACAAAACCCCATTTTTTGACCTTCTGACGGTTGTAGCAACGCTTAGTGATGTTAAGTTCTGCGAAAATTCTTGTTTTGTCAAATCTGACACGAAATAAAATTTGGGCTTAAACCCTAAAGGTCTTGAAGACCCTTAGGGTTTGGGGCATAGGACAAGGCACTGCCTTGTCCCTACATTCGAGCTAATTTTTAGAACTTAACATTATAGCCTTTTAGAAAGAGAAGATTAGCAATCTTTAATATGTTTTGATAATCTTTAATAATCAAGGGTAATGCGGCGTTTGCGTGGGTTTTCTTGCTGCTGTTCGGCTTGGATTTTTTTCATGCTCTCCACCACAAAACGCGCCACATGGTCTGCCGTTTCTTCCAAACACTCACGTACCAGCGAATTGGGTATGCGAAGGGTATAGTAGCCACGTCGGAAGGAGTGAAGTGTGCGTTTTAGGTCGGCTAAGGCTTGTTGGGAGCTATGATTGTGGTGCAATCCATCTACTTCCACATTTACACGTGCTTCGGGTACGGCAATATCGATGTGATTATAGCCATCGAACTTTTCTACAATCGCAGGAATGTTGCGGTGCAATAGGGCAAAATACAAAAGGCGAGCTTCAGGGGTCGTATAATTCATTTTGCTCAATAACTCTTGACGGTGTTGGGTACAGAGCGAGCCGCCAGTTTGCTGCATAGAAAGATGATGCTCTTCGGTTGGAATTTTGCTTTTACACACCAAGCAATGATAACGTTCTAATCTCTTGCTCACTTGGTCTAAAATTTATGTGAAATAAAAAAACAAACAATAAAAGGATATGAAATCTCTTGACTACAAGTCGGGGACGACAAAGCCACTGCTGCGTGCGCTTTATTCAGACAGACAAATGTATTAGGTAAAGATACACTTTTTTTAGTAGCCTGCCAAATTTGACTGCCATTTTTTGTTGCTTTTTTATACAAGACGTTCATAGCCAGCGGATAGAAAAGCCTTTTTAGCGCACCTGCACTTCAAGCCCTTCCACTTCCCAATTTGCGCGTACTTCTATTTCCTTTCCAAAATGCACCACTTTTTCGGGCAAAACGCGCTGCTCGAAACTGCCATTTTCCCATCTGCCATTCCTATTTTCATCTACCAAAAGGCGCAACTTCTTCTTTCCTGCGCTCAAATAATTGACCTCAAAGGGCATTTCGCCATTTTTGATGTCGAGGTACAATTCCTTTTCTACCTTATCGCCAAGCCCCAAGACCTGCAAAAAAACGGGATAAGGCGACACTATTTTTCCGCGCATAAGACCCAAATCTTCTACCTTGTTTTTCATATATTCCAACTTTGTTTCCTGCGTCAGGGTGTCATTTTCTATCGAAACAAAGGTTTTGGGTCTGAAATTGAAGGCAATGCGCGACTCGAAGGGAATGGATTTGAGCAAGCGCAAAGTTTGCCTATCTTTGCTCAAAAGCCAATCGGTAGGCGCAAAGGTAGTGTAATTTTTGAGCGTATCGATGGTATAGCCCATGCTGTCAAAATCTATGGACAAGACGGGCTTTGAAAAAGTAAGCACCAAAGAGTCGAGCTGCTCGATGTCGGGACTTTGACGCACACTATTGGCAGGCGATTCTTTTGCCGAAAAGCTCATCTTCGCTTTGCGCTTGACTTCCTCGAAGCGGACAGTTAGGGTTGTATCTAAGGTTACGTCGGTAGAATCGGTTATGCGCAAAGTGGTACGTACCGAATCGGGCGTTTCGTTTTTATTGAAAAAGGTGATAACGCCTTCTTCTATTTTGGGAAAAAAGAGCGTATCGTAGCGCGAATCGGCAAAGCTAATTTCTGCATTTTTGATGCCCTTGTTGTATTTGACTTCAAAAAATTGACTTCTGGGTCTGGCACTCACAAATT
This window encodes:
- a CDS encoding DUF559 domain-containing protein — its product is MQQTGGSLCTQHRQELLSKMNYTTPEARLLYFALLHRNIPAIVEKFDGYNHIDIAVPEARVNVEVDGLHHNHSSQQALADLKRTLHSFRRGYYTLRIPNSLVRECLEETADHVARFVVESMKKIQAEQQQENPRKRRITLDY
- a CDS encoding Ig-like domain-containing domain; translated protein: MRFEALFSWFLMVVGVGSLAWLLQSCASQSMPSGGPKDETSPKLVATFPSDQSTNFKGTQIILQFDEDIQVKNLTQELQIVPNIDSKFKHRIKRNLLLLDFEKPFADSTTYSLFFGESIGDITEFNKPENIKIAFSTWQQIDSFYVEGIVKNLLADKPAKSVLVTLYNAKDTLDVQNDKPLYYAKTDTTGYFIISNIKAGDYFLYALQEDKGDYKYNKHGEKIGFLTQEIAIRQPKIEPQFLYLADYDLRRFKFVSARPRSQFFEVKYNKGIKNAEISFADSRYDTLFFPKIEEGVITFFNKNETPDSVRTTLRITDSTDVTLDTTLTVRFEEVKRKAKMSFSAKESPANSVRQSPDIEQLDSLVLTFSKPVLSIDFDSMGYTIDTLKNYTTFAPTDWLLSKDRQTLRLLKSIPFESRIAFNFRPKTFVSIENDTLTQETKLEYMKNKVEDLGLMRGKIVSPYPVFLQVLGLGDKVEKELYLDIKNGEMPFEVNYLSAGKKKLRLLVDENRNGRWENGSFEQRVLPEKVVHFGKEIEVRANWEVEGLEVQVR